In a genomic window of Ardenticatenales bacterium:
- the ssb gene encoding single-stranded DNA-binding protein: MYQKLTLVGNLGQDPELRYLSDGQPVANFSLACNRRWNDRHTGQQQEEAGQVSSGGQSLTPAEQRAPAPGVPVDTRKSSGVTKLMG; this comes from the coding sequence ATGTATCAGAAACTCACATTGGTAGGCAATCTGGGGCAGGACCCGGAACTGCGTTATCTCTCTGACGGGCAGCCCGTCGCCAACTTCTCTCTCGCCTGCAACCGGCGCTGGAATGACCGCCACACGGGGCAGCAGCAGGAAGAAGCGGGGCAGGTATCTTCGGGAGGGCAATCGCTGACGCCAGCGGAGCAGCGCGCGCCCGCGCCAGGCGTCCCCGTGGATACGCGTAAATCATCCGGCGTGACGAAGTTAATGGGATAG